One genomic segment of Pseudomonas sp. RU47 includes these proteins:
- a CDS encoding serine/threonine-protein kinase, with amino-acid sequence MTEIESSVDDLLMSEEQASNLTYFAFAKENKAEPLLAPTKASIGALPDVLAGRYHLERLLGAGGMGAVYRARDLLHEQFGDPDPYIALKILSEEFAESPDASALLYSEFALTRRLRHDNVVRAHTFEVDTDCQRAFITMEYMRGLTLDKLLCERPLGLPWQELRDIVLPLLDTLAYAHGRGVLHGDLKPSNVMLSEDGLRLFDFGLGQAEEGILPGLPHLSRERFNAWTPGYAAPELLEGQPLSASADVYGVACVIFELAGGKHPFRRLPSTQARDEHLERELQAPANLPKHGWPALRTALSFDPAERSITAQQLRDALGATSSWLQRLRLRA; translated from the coding sequence ATGACTGAAATCGAATCCTCAGTCGATGACTTGCTGATGAGCGAAGAACAGGCCAGCAACCTGACCTACTTCGCCTTCGCCAAGGAAAACAAGGCAGAGCCTTTGCTGGCGCCGACCAAGGCCAGCATCGGTGCACTGCCGGATGTACTCGCCGGTCGCTACCACCTCGAGCGTCTGCTCGGGGCCGGTGGCATGGGCGCCGTTTACCGGGCGCGGGATCTGCTGCACGAACAGTTCGGCGATCCCGATCCTTACATAGCGCTGAAAATCCTCAGCGAAGAATTTGCCGAATCGCCGGACGCCAGTGCCTTGCTCTACAGCGAGTTCGCCCTGACCCGGCGTCTGCGCCACGACAACGTCGTGCGTGCACACACTTTTGAAGTCGACACCGATTGCCAGCGGGCCTTCATCACCATGGAATACATGCGTGGCCTGACCCTGGACAAATTGCTCTGCGAGCGGCCCCTCGGCCTGCCGTGGCAAGAACTGCGCGACATCGTCCTGCCGCTGCTCGACACGCTGGCCTACGCCCACGGTCGCGGCGTGCTGCACGGAGACCTGAAACCGAGCAACGTCATGCTCAGCGAAGACGGCCTGCGCCTGTTCGACTTCGGCCTCGGTCAGGCAGAGGAGGGCATCTTGCCCGGCCTGCCACACCTGAGCCGCGAACGCTTCAACGCCTGGACCCCGGGCTACGCCGCCCCCGAACTGCTTGAGGGCCAACCGTTGTCGGCCAGCGCGGACGTATACGGCGTGGCCTGCGTGATCTTTGAGCTGGCGGGCGGCAAACACCCGTTCCGCCGCTTGCCCTCGACCCAGGCCCGCGACGAGCACCTGGAGCGCGAACTGCAAGCACCGGCGAATTTACCGAAACACGGCTGGCCAGCGCTGCGAACCGCGCTGAGCTTCGACCCGGCAGAACGCAGCATCACTGCCCAACAATTGCGTGACGCCTTGGGCGCCACTTCGTCCTGGCTGCAACGTCTGCGACTTCGGGCGTAA
- a CDS encoding type VI secretion system Vgr family protein, whose protein sequence is MFNPANETHFSLKVEDYVGDLQVLSFTGTEGISQPFRFDLELVSENPDLDLEQLLHKQAFLAFDPQGSGIHGQIYRVAQGDAGKRLTRYKVSMVPQLQYLHHRTNQRIYQQMSAPKIIALILEEHGIKGNAYSFQLSQPCPDRDYCVQYDETDLHFVQRLCEEEGIHYHFQHSDKGHLLVFGDDQTVFPDLGQPTAYVQGSGMVAEEPVIKGFKLRLETRTSRITRRDYDFEKPRLQMEAAYKPESGPDAESTEPDLEDYDYPGRFIDRARGKFLSQRALERHRADYRQAEGRGDQTKLVSGHFMAMSDHPRSEWNDLWLLTEIFHEGKQPQVLEEGVTSDTTDNKDDFHQGYRNTFLATPWDVFYRPALEHPKPRVLGSQTAMVTGPKGEEIHCDQYGRIKVQFHWDREGLADDKTSCWLRVSSSWAGDRYGAISIPRIGMEVLVTFLEGDPDQPLVTGCLYHKENPVPYALPANKTRSVFKTLSSPGGGGYNELRIEDKKGAEQIYIHAQRDWDENVEHDQKIRVGNERHDTVVKNTYTELKAEEHRTTISDRKIEAKLDDHLTIGQNQHVKLGTAQLTSVGKEIHLKAGDKIVIEAGTELTILGGGSFIKLDGGGVTVVGPVIKINAGGSAGSGTGIGIKPPVLPGAADKDKAGSLMDQALGNAVPEKVKPTVDYPFSL, encoded by the coding sequence ATGTTCAACCCAGCTAACGAAACCCACTTCAGCCTCAAGGTCGAAGACTACGTCGGCGACCTGCAAGTACTGTCGTTCACCGGCACCGAAGGCATCAGCCAGCCGTTTCGTTTCGACCTCGAACTGGTCAGCGAAAACCCTGATCTGGACCTCGAACAACTGCTGCACAAGCAGGCGTTTCTCGCATTCGATCCGCAGGGCAGTGGCATTCACGGCCAGATCTACCGCGTCGCCCAAGGCGATGCCGGTAAGCGCCTGACCCGCTACAAAGTGTCGATGGTGCCGCAACTGCAATACCTGCATCACCGCACCAACCAGCGCATCTACCAGCAGATGTCGGCGCCGAAAATCATCGCGCTGATCCTCGAAGAACACGGCATCAAGGGCAACGCCTACAGCTTCCAGTTGAGCCAGCCGTGCCCGGATCGCGACTATTGCGTGCAATACGACGAAACCGACCTGCACTTCGTCCAGCGCCTGTGCGAAGAGGAAGGCATTCACTACCACTTCCAGCACAGCGATAAAGGCCACCTGCTGGTGTTCGGCGACGACCAGACCGTGTTCCCCGATCTCGGCCAGCCGACCGCTTACGTGCAAGGCAGCGGCATGGTCGCCGAAGAACCGGTGATCAAAGGCTTCAAGCTACGCCTGGAAACCCGCACCAGCCGCATCACACGCCGCGACTACGACTTCGAAAAACCGCGCCTGCAAATGGAAGCGGCCTACAAACCAGAAAGCGGGCCTGATGCCGAGAGCACCGAGCCGGATCTCGAAGACTACGACTACCCCGGCCGCTTCATCGACCGCGCCCGTGGCAAGTTCCTCAGCCAGCGCGCCCTCGAACGCCATCGCGCCGACTACCGCCAGGCCGAAGGTCGCGGCGACCAGACCAAACTGGTCAGCGGCCACTTCATGGCGATGTCCGACCACCCGCGCAGCGAGTGGAACGACCTGTGGCTGCTCACCGAAATCTTCCACGAAGGCAAACAGCCGCAAGTCCTCGAAGAAGGCGTGACCAGCGACACCACCGACAACAAGGACGACTTTCACCAAGGCTACCGCAACACCTTCCTCGCCACCCCGTGGGACGTGTTCTACCGCCCGGCGCTCGAACACCCGAAACCGCGCGTCCTCGGCAGCCAGACCGCCATGGTCACCGGCCCCAAAGGCGAAGAAATCCACTGCGACCAGTACGGCCGCATCAAAGTGCAATTCCACTGGGACCGCGAAGGCCTCGCCGACGACAAAACCAGCTGCTGGCTGCGCGTCTCCAGCTCCTGGGCCGGCGACCGCTACGGCGCCATCAGCATCCCGCGCATCGGCATGGAAGTCCTCGTCACCTTCCTCGAAGGCGACCCCGACCAACCCCTCGTCACCGGCTGCCTGTACCACAAGGAAAACCCGGTGCCGTACGCCTTGCCGGCGAACAAGACTCGCAGCGTGTTCAAGACGCTTAGCTCACCGGGTGGTGGTGGGTACAACGAACTGCGTATTGAAGACAAGAAAGGTGCGGAGCAGATCTACATTCATGCCCAGCGCGATTGGGATGAGAACGTTGAGCATGACCAGAAGATTCGGGTCGGTAATGAACGTCACGACACGGTGGTGAAGAACACCTACACCGAGCTGAAGGCTGAAGAACACCGCACCACGATCTCTGACCGCAAGATTGAAGCGAAGCTGGATGATCACCTGACGATTGGGCAGAACCAGCATGTGAAGCTGGGCACGGCGCAACTGACCAGCGTGGGGAAAGAGATTCACCTTAAGGCTGGGGACAAGATCGTTATTGAGGCGGGGACAGAGCTGACCATTCTTGGGGGTGGGAGCTTTATCAAGCTTGATGGCGGTGGGGTGACGGTGGTTGGGCCGGTGATCAAGATCAACGCCGGTGGCTCGGCTGGGTCGGGGACTGGCATCGGGATTAAACCGCCGGTGCTGCCGGGGGCGGCGGATAAGGATAAGGCGGGGAGTTTGATGGATCAGGCGTTGGGGAATGCGGTGCCTGAGAAGGTTAAGCCGACAGTTGATTACCCTTTCTCGCTTTGA